The Paraflavitalea devenefica genome contains a region encoding:
- the rpsO gene encoding 30S ribosomal protein S15 produces MPYLTKEKVSNIFTQFGGNATNTGSIEGQIALLTERINGISQHLQQNKQDFSTHRGLMRLVGQRKRLLNYLSKHNLQGYRQLIEKLGIRK; encoded by the coding sequence ATGCCGTATTTAACCAAAGAAAAAGTATCAAACATCTTCACCCAATTTGGCGGAAATGCCACCAATACCGGTTCTATTGAAGGTCAAATTGCTTTGCTGACTGAGCGCATCAATGGGATTTCCCAGCACCTGCAGCAAAATAAGCAAGATTTCTCTACCCACCGTGGATTGATGAGGCTGGTAGGTCAACGTAAGCGCCTGCTGAACTACCTGAGCAAACATAACCTGCAAGGTTATCGCCAATTGATCGAGAAACTCGGAATCAGAAAATAA
- a CDS encoding SRPBCC family protein, whose amino-acid sequence MEKNITKSIDINTSLAKVWNALVNPDIIAQYLYGVETITDWKVGSELIFVHNQEGKQVRDKGVILDFVPPHLLRHTYWTPYSGLEDKPEHYTTISYSLTAENNKTILTVTQTNFNSEEWYRNLLAGWDDVLTTIKKIVES is encoded by the coding sequence ATGGAAAAAAACATTACCAAATCCATAGACATCAATACCTCTCTCGCAAAAGTCTGGAATGCCCTGGTGAATCCCGACATCATCGCCCAATACCTCTATGGCGTGGAAACCATTACCGACTGGAAGGTAGGCAGTGAGCTCATCTTTGTACATAATCAAGAGGGTAAGCAGGTCAGGGATAAAGGGGTGATCCTCGACTTTGTGCCGCCGCACCTGCTAAGGCATACCTACTGGACGCCTTATTCTGGTTTGGAAGACAAACCAGAACATTATACCACCATATCCTATAGCCTTACCGCAGAGAACAACAAGACCATTTTAACGGTTACACAAACCAACTTCAACAGTGAGGAATGGTACCGCAACCTGCTGGCAGGATGGGATGATGTACTCACCACCATCAAAAAAATTGTTGAAAGTTGA
- a CDS encoding GNAT family N-acetyltransferase codes for MIIAETERLVIREFTIDDAPFILELVNEPAWLTFIGDKGVRTTDDAVRYILNGPVKSYHTHGFGLWLVQLKQENIPIGMCGLIKRDLLEHVDIGFAYLSAHNGQGYAYEAATATLEYAKDKVGLKHILAITNQDNFRSIRLLEKLGLKFERLITLPGEQKPILLMGASLLSGNS; via the coding sequence ATGATCATCGCTGAAACAGAACGTCTCGTTATCCGTGAGTTTACTATAGATGATGCCCCTTTTATCCTGGAGCTCGTCAATGAGCCCGCCTGGCTGACATTTATTGGCGATAAAGGCGTAAGGACCACAGATGATGCCGTTCGTTATATCCTTAACGGACCGGTGAAAAGTTACCACACCCACGGCTTTGGCCTTTGGCTGGTACAACTAAAACAGGAAAACATTCCCATTGGCATGTGCGGATTAATCAAACGGGACCTGTTGGAACATGTAGACATTGGCTTCGCTTACCTGTCTGCCCATAATGGCCAGGGATATGCGTATGAAGCAGCTACCGCTACGCTTGAATATGCCAAAGACAAGGTTGGATTAAAACATATCCTGGCCATCACCAACCAGGACAACTTCCGTTCCATACGGTTATTGGAAAAGCTCGGACTGAAATTTGAAAGGTTGATCACCTTACCCGGAGAACAAAAGCCCATTCTCTTAATGGGAGCCAGCCTGCTATCCGGCAACAGCTAA
- a CDS encoding glycosyltransferase, with protein sequence MKQLVFTVTNDLSYDQRMIRICRSLSAAGYAVTLVGRQRRGSVPLLEQPFRQKRLSCFFAKGKGFYIEYNIRLFFYLIFNKINVICAIDLDTILPCYWVSVMKGIPRVYDAHELFCEMKEVVTRPRIYQFWKRVERFAVPRFKAGYTVNQPIATAFKEMYGVDYGVIRNVPVLQPLTIPEKQEPYILYQGAVNEGRSFETLIPAMQQVAARLVICGDGNFMEQAKALVAAHGLQERVIFKGLILPHELTNYTVNAWIGITLFENKGQSNYYSLANRFFDYIQAGIPQLGVDYPVYREINNQYPIAVLINDLSPDSIAVQLNRLLNDVVLYRELQQNCVTARTIFNWQQEEKKLIAFYSTII encoded by the coding sequence ATGAAACAACTTGTATTTACTGTTACCAATGACCTCAGTTATGATCAGCGGATGATACGGATCTGCCGTTCACTGAGTGCTGCAGGCTATGCGGTAACGCTGGTGGGCAGGCAGCGGCGGGGATCTGTGCCATTGCTTGAACAGCCTTTCCGGCAGAAAAGGTTGTCCTGCTTTTTTGCCAAAGGCAAAGGTTTTTATATTGAATATAATATAAGATTGTTTTTTTATTTGATATTCAATAAAATAAACGTCATTTGCGCCATTGACCTGGATACTATCCTCCCCTGTTACTGGGTTTCGGTAATGAAAGGCATTCCGCGGGTATATGACGCCCATGAGCTATTCTGCGAGATGAAGGAGGTGGTTACCCGGCCCCGCATTTACCAGTTCTGGAAACGGGTGGAGCGCTTTGCCGTTCCACGGTTTAAGGCTGGATATACTGTAAATCAACCCATTGCGACTGCGTTTAAAGAGATGTATGGAGTGGATTATGGGGTGATCCGCAATGTGCCGGTATTACAGCCGCTGACGATACCGGAGAAACAGGAGCCCTATATCCTGTACCAGGGAGCGGTGAATGAAGGCAGGAGCTTTGAAACGCTGATCCCGGCGATGCAACAGGTAGCGGCCCGGCTGGTCATTTGTGGCGATGGTAATTTTATGGAGCAGGCGAAAGCCCTGGTAGCTGCCCATGGGCTGCAGGAGCGGGTTATTTTTAAGGGATTGATCCTGCCACACGAATTAACTAATTATACCGTTAATGCGTGGATAGGGATTACTTTGTTTGAAAATAAGGGTCAGAGCAACTATTATTCCCTTGCCAATCGTTTTTTTGACTATATACAGGCTGGAATTCCCCAATTGGGTGTGGATTACCCGGTTTACCGGGAAATAAACAATCAGTATCCAATTGCTGTTCTTATTAACGACCTGAGTCCTGACAGCATTGCTGTGCAACTTAACAGATTGTTAAATGATGTGGTTTTGTACAGGGAATTGCAACAAAACTGTGTAACTGCGAGAACGATTTTTAACTGGCAACAGGAAGAAAAGAAACTGATTGCTTTTTATTCAACGATTATCTGA
- a CDS encoding VOC family protein, with protein MKQSLARIALVVKDYDEAIAFYTEKLHFTLIEDTVLTPTKRWVVVAPPGSDGCCLLLAKAVGEEQESRVGNQTGGRVFLFLYTDNFDRDYINLLHQHITIVREPVTETWGKVAVFADLYGNLWDLIEAPGK; from the coding sequence ATGAAACAATCCTTAGCGCGCATAGCACTCGTAGTAAAAGATTATGATGAAGCCATTGCCTTTTATACGGAAAAGTTACATTTTACTTTAATAGAAGATACCGTTTTAACACCCACCAAAAGATGGGTAGTGGTAGCGCCGCCGGGATCAGATGGCTGCTGCCTGCTGCTGGCGAAAGCCGTAGGTGAAGAACAAGAAAGCAGGGTAGGGAACCAAACCGGCGGCCGGGTATTCCTCTTCCTGTATACCGATAATTTCGACCGGGACTATATCAACCTGCTGCACCAGCACATCACCATTGTGCGTGAACCCGTAACCGAAACCTGGGGCAAGGTGGCTGTCTTTGCCGACCTCTATGGCAACCTGTGGGACCTGATCGAAGCGCCCGGCAAATAA
- a CDS encoding cell division ATP-binding protein FtsE has product MQDTIIELKHVNIYQGTNLVLQDVNLRVQKGEFVYLVGKTGTGKSSLLKTLYGDLPLKEGDCTVVGFNLREMDWKKVPFLRRNLGVVFQDFQLLTDRNVNDNLKFVLRATGWKDEKLMDEKIIDVLDKVGLKSKGFKMPFELSGGEQQRVDVARALLNSPKLILADEPTGNLDPETSDEIMQLLFHISRDYGTAIVMATHDYIVINKFPARMVRTERGRVIDNASIDMV; this is encoded by the coding sequence ATGCAGGATACAATCATAGAACTGAAGCACGTCAATATATACCAGGGCACCAATCTCGTATTACAGGATGTAAACCTCCGGGTACAAAAAGGCGAATTCGTATACCTCGTAGGCAAAACAGGTACCGGGAAATCAAGTCTGCTCAAAACACTCTATGGCGATCTTCCCCTGAAAGAAGGCGATTGTACCGTAGTAGGTTTCAACCTGCGGGAAATGGACTGGAAAAAAGTACCCTTCCTGCGCCGTAACCTGGGTGTAGTATTCCAGGACTTCCAGCTACTGACGGACCGTAACGTGAATGACAACCTCAAATTCGTATTGCGGGCTACCGGCTGGAAAGATGAAAAGCTCATGGATGAAAAGATCATTGATGTGCTGGATAAAGTAGGATTAAAGTCCAAAGGCTTTAAAATGCCTTTTGAATTAAGTGGTGGCGAACAGCAACGGGTAGATGTGGCCAGGGCATTACTCAACTCACCCAAACTCATCCTGGCCGATGAGCCTACCGGTAACCTCGACCCGGAAACTTCCGATGAAATCATGCAGCTCCTGTTCCATATTTCCCGTGATTATGGTACTGCCATTGTAATGGCCACGCACGATTACATCGTTATCAACAAATTTCCGGCGCGTATGGTGCGTACGGAACGGGGCAGGGTCATAGACAATGCAAGCATTGACATGGTATGA
- a CDS encoding GNAT family N-acetyltransferase, protein MTAQAIKTPLERIQLLRRLFLQEHNCQIRYNAVHERDWSDSYLLLIDDVEVGYGSVNAQDIRGTRETIFEYYLVPHVRNHANLLFRELILASGATLIESQSNVPLLTAMLHEFSENIGAPVVLFEDHQVTDYTIPGIIFRMLGEEEKVYNQDPGKYVLELNGEVIANGGFLLHYNMPFADLFMDVKEEYRRRGYGSYLLQEVKKQCYLAGRIPAARCNVSNPASKATLLKAGLKVAGHMLIGYVKKDLLTFNHDHR, encoded by the coding sequence TTGACAGCCCAGGCCATTAAAACCCCACTTGAACGCATACAACTCCTCCGTAGATTATTTCTGCAGGAGCACAACTGCCAGATACGCTACAATGCCGTACATGAGCGGGACTGGTCCGATTCTTACCTGCTCCTCATCGATGATGTGGAAGTCGGCTACGGTTCGGTCAATGCACAGGACATACGGGGTACCCGCGAAACCATCTTTGAATATTACCTCGTGCCCCATGTAAGGAACCATGCCAATCTATTATTTCGTGAGCTCATCCTCGCTTCCGGCGCTACGCTCATCGAATCACAAAGCAATGTACCGCTCTTAACTGCCATGCTGCATGAGTTTTCCGAAAACATTGGCGCTCCTGTTGTACTATTTGAAGATCATCAGGTGACAGATTACACCATACCCGGTATTATCTTTCGTATGCTGGGAGAAGAGGAGAAGGTCTATAACCAGGATCCCGGCAAATACGTACTGGAGCTGAATGGTGAAGTCATCGCCAATGGCGGCTTCCTCCTGCATTACAACATGCCTTTTGCCGATCTGTTCATGGATGTAAAAGAAGAATACCGCAGAAGGGGATATGGCAGCTACCTGCTGCAGGAAGTCAAAAAACAATGTTATCTCGCCGGCCGCATCCCCGCCGCCCGTTGCAATGTAAGCAATCCCGCCTCCAAAGCCACCCTGCTCAAAGCCGGCCTCAAAGTAGCCGGACATATGCTCATAGGCTATGTAAAAAAGGATTTACTTACTTTTAATCATGATCATCGCTGA
- a CDS encoding glycosyltransferase, with translation MHIVSSDVPFPIDYGGVIDVFCTIKALHGAGVHIHLHCFDDGRGHQPELAAYCTEVKYYQKLTGHKCISPKLPYIVASRSCNQLRERLLQDDHPILLQGIHCTYLLNDERFDNRPIFVRLMNVEHEYYEQLCKTTTVLQPLKKIYYHHESRLLKSYEKDIADKAIFLALSEQDVAVYRQKLHARNVVCVPPLLPFTEVESETGIGCFCLYHGNLSVAENEEAAIWLLTNIFNKIEVPFIIAGKQPSPRLEREVNLHGHACLIANPSAQEMHDLVRKAQINVLPSFCRKSRSVKLLNALFSGRHCVVNPTMINNSGLDTACHVATTVEAFQSIIIQLYHQPFDEHELLLRKEILAPFLNHGQLTKQLMRLLWQGEEARH, from the coding sequence TTGCATATTGTATCATCGGATGTGCCATTTCCCATCGATTATGGTGGCGTGATAGATGTATTTTGTACTATTAAAGCCTTACACGGCGCCGGTGTGCACATCCATCTTCATTGCTTTGATGATGGCCGTGGTCATCAGCCTGAACTGGCGGCTTATTGTACAGAGGTGAAGTATTATCAAAAGCTCACCGGGCATAAATGTATCAGCCCAAAGCTCCCTTATATTGTTGCTTCCCGCTCCTGTAACCAATTGCGGGAAAGGTTGCTGCAGGATGATCATCCTATTTTACTGCAGGGCATTCATTGCACTTACCTGCTGAATGATGAGCGTTTTGACAACCGGCCAATCTTTGTACGGCTGATGAATGTGGAGCATGAGTATTATGAGCAATTGTGCAAAACGACTACCGTATTACAACCCCTGAAGAAGATCTATTACCATCATGAAAGCCGGTTGCTGAAGAGCTATGAAAAGGATATAGCCGATAAAGCGATATTCCTGGCTTTGTCTGAACAGGATGTAGCGGTATACCGGCAGAAGCTGCATGCGAGGAATGTGGTGTGTGTGCCTCCCCTCCTGCCCTTCACGGAAGTGGAATCGGAAACAGGCATCGGGTGTTTTTGTTTGTATCATGGTAACCTGTCGGTAGCAGAAAACGAGGAAGCTGCCATTTGGTTGCTGACAAATATTTTCAATAAGATTGAAGTCCCCTTTATTATAGCAGGTAAGCAGCCCTCACCCCGGCTTGAGCGGGAAGTGAATTTACATGGCCATGCCTGCCTGATCGCCAACCCATCTGCCCAGGAGATGCATGACCTGGTCAGGAAAGCACAGATTAATGTACTGCCCTCCTTTTGCCGTAAAAGCAGGTCGGTAAAGTTGCTGAATGCTTTGTTTTCGGGCAGGCATTGCGTGGTGAACCCCACGATGATCAATAACTCCGGGTTAGATACCGCCTGCCATGTAGCTACTACGGTAGAAGCATTCCAGTCAATTATTATCCAGTTGTATCATCAGCCTTTTGATGAGCATGAATTGTTGCTGCGCAAGGAGATCCTGGCGCCCTTCCTGAACCATGGCCAGCTTACGAAGCAGTTGATGCGGTTGTTGTGGCAGGGAGAGGAAGCGAGGCATTAA
- a CDS encoding glycosyltransferase family 2 protein, translating into MISILIPVFNQDINKLVARLSAGLSHLQQGGEIIVMDDGSDPAFRDINKPIAQQPFVRYLPQAQNQGRIRIRQMLAEAAAGEWLLFLDGDSEVVSDNFLHNYIQAIQPGAAVVVGGRTYTATPPEDDALRLHWKYGSRREGRLPGKKHQPAFMSNNFLIQARYFQQLSFHTGWNGYGHEDTWMGLQLEEAGIPVRYIDNPVIHGGLEKNSAFIAKSATALLNLHQLSGMVPAALLARHVKIFRVYKKLEVWRCRWIVLAAYALLKNYIHRNLHSSNPSLTLFDLYRLQYFIRLVNSAH; encoded by the coding sequence ATGATCTCCATATTAATTCCGGTATTCAACCAGGATATCAATAAATTGGTGGCCCGGCTAAGCGCCGGGCTTTCCCATTTACAGCAGGGAGGTGAGATCATCGTTATGGACGACGGTTCTGATCCCGCCTTCCGGGACATCAATAAACCCATCGCACAACAGCCCTTTGTACGCTACCTGCCACAGGCACAAAACCAGGGACGCATACGCATCCGGCAAATGCTGGCCGAAGCTGCTGCCGGCGAATGGTTGCTCTTTCTCGATGGTGATAGTGAAGTCGTCTCAGATAACTTTTTACACAACTATATACAGGCCATACAACCTGGCGCCGCTGTAGTAGTAGGGGGCAGGACTTATACCGCTACGCCACCGGAAGATGACGCTCTCAGGTTACATTGGAAATATGGCTCCCGCAGGGAAGGCAGGCTGCCAGGCAAAAAGCACCAGCCCGCTTTTATGTCCAACAACTTTCTCATACAGGCCCGTTACTTCCAACAACTATCGTTTCATACCGGCTGGAATGGGTATGGCCATGAAGATACCTGGATGGGACTACAATTGGAAGAAGCTGGTATACCGGTGCGTTACATTGATAATCCTGTTATACATGGGGGACTTGAAAAAAACAGCGCATTCATTGCAAAGTCAGCAACTGCGCTCCTAAATCTTCACCAGCTCAGTGGGATGGTTCCTGCAGCATTGCTGGCCAGGCATGTAAAAATATTCCGGGTATATAAAAAACTGGAAGTTTGGCGCTGTCGCTGGATAGTATTAGCTGCTTATGCGTTATTGAAAAACTACATCCACCGTAACCTTCATTCCTCCAATCCTTCCCTCACACTCTTCGACCTTTACAGGCTGCAATACTTCATTCGCCTTGTTAATTCAGCACATTAA